One segment of Streptomyces sp. YIM 121038 DNA contains the following:
- a CDS encoding PAS domain-containing protein, with translation MSSRPSRGAARLAAILDALPDALVLVNANGTVVNANAIALEAFEAPGTALVGRGLLDLLPEFDSRLIPGSMRRPDSTDERGRTKPKRMIARRTDGYEFPVEVTSSSLEDSRNAYDERYGHGGYSGYSGDEMLMIVVRDLSGALNTEAELARSQRQTEMILRAAAEGVVGTDTDGRVVLVNPAAAQILGFRASDLGGQELHPLVLHSRADGEPFPYDESPLADTLRSGRKHRVRGQVLWAKSGEKVAVDLTTAPVRDGDQLVGAVMTFTDRRPYDALAEKHEAALAQHAEELREAAERRAEELAAEQERYAALAEREKDRFEAFAEQEQERYDALEARHQQLVAVLDRSLRGPLDEMRRELAALAADDAGQLWPEANQVLHHLSAGYARMTTLVDNVLGFQRLEAGAEELVRTVVPLDAVVAAGVDGAVELIGPGRAQFAVHAPPVAVHVDAHRLATALAHLIADVAGIDATGNTRAGAVVSGGPEAAAGYVDSTVVVAAAQRGEVVRIEVRGPYTGGDPVHEPVVQGIVRAHGGVLQTHEVPGTGGSAYVLEVPVGDSAAAAAAPGAAVEVAPRPAPAVAAGPAQGSDTAGAGAPVPEQAGAPAGGGRRRARRSSVDSFLDSGLPGEADSGDTAGAGGPGGADSGAGAGAGVRKSAGPGTGPGVAGPAAEAGAGGTGRRRRRAVAHGPAEAVPVAPGDTGAGAPGAPGAFGMSGASGASGASGASGDTSGGTSGGTGRRRGRPSPAEGAVMTAAEHAAGSAALGETVPPQGVPSQAVPSQAVPPQGVPPQGDGGPSGRRARRAGESHALALPSGTGAAPETGDGQGDDPDAPRPGGRRARRALAAARERAAAEEASNSRVFALPPADADREEGSGALIGAEQVTGQDAGPAAGQGSGPAAGQGSGQASGQPVQGGARQLAGARPAGAGQDARGAVATEAGPAQVGASVSVPAGVQAGMQAAARGGVPTQGRAPAPARGAVARGAMPAPAPGGLAAGPGDTRQGDTRQDDTGQHAVAPQDPTDDHTPPQPHPTQSPALPAQAQPQAPTGRRRARQAPPTAGPAGGATPPQGMPGAGTPVAGTPAAGVPVGAMPAEGTPAGGTPSTVLPPQATPQAAQATPQAPHSVPHAGATPAQGAALPPERDPRARAAQPLPAEAAPIDPNSTQGRAISVRTLGQGVPFGRQPQPPVQPQAQPPHGPAQPAQPAQGGSGRRRKLATPPEPGADERPESAARPHPQAPPQPKQQPQPRLSPGTEGTGRSYAIGAPDENAAEGPEPLDGPGGAVEVTNRPQPRPMDDELPPEPLDNPRRLLVWPAPDVTTQQALSDRGYRPVIVHSREEVDAQIAAFPAALFVDPLTGPITRTALQSLRQAAVAAEVPVLVTAGLGQASREAAYGADPAVLLKALAPRDSEQHPPRVLLIEEHEEIALALTATLERRGMQVARAESDADAVTLAAQTRPNLVVMDLHQVRRRRAGIIDWLRANGQLNRTPLVVYTAAVDETDLPKLAAGETVLFLAERSTSSEVQTRIVDLLAKIGTN, from the coding sequence GTGAGCAGCAGGCCATCCCGAGGCGCTGCTCGCCTCGCAGCCATACTCGACGCGCTCCCGGACGCGCTGGTGCTGGTCAACGCCAACGGGACCGTCGTGAACGCGAACGCCATCGCGCTCGAGGCCTTCGAGGCGCCCGGCACCGCGCTCGTGGGGCGCGGACTGCTCGATCTGCTGCCGGAGTTCGACTCCCGGCTCATTCCCGGCTCCATGCGCCGTCCGGACAGTACGGACGAACGCGGACGGACCAAGCCGAAGCGGATGATCGCCCGCCGAACGGACGGCTACGAGTTCCCGGTCGAGGTCACCAGCTCCAGCCTCGAGGACAGCAGGAACGCCTACGACGAGCGCTACGGCCACGGCGGCTACAGCGGTTACAGCGGCGACGAGATGCTGATGATCGTCGTCCGCGACCTGTCCGGCGCGCTCAACACGGAAGCCGAGCTGGCGCGTTCGCAGCGGCAGACCGAGATGATCCTGCGGGCCGCCGCCGAGGGCGTCGTCGGCACGGACACCGACGGCCGCGTCGTCCTGGTCAACCCCGCCGCCGCCCAGATACTCGGCTTTCGCGCGAGCGACCTCGGCGGGCAGGAACTGCACCCGCTGGTCCTGCACTCGCGCGCCGACGGCGAGCCGTTCCCGTACGACGAGTCCCCGCTCGCCGACACGCTGCGCTCCGGCCGCAAGCACCGCGTGCGCGGCCAGGTCCTGTGGGCCAAGAGCGGCGAGAAGGTCGCGGTCGACCTGACGACGGCGCCCGTGCGCGACGGCGACCAGCTCGTCGGCGCGGTCATGACCTTCACCGACCGGCGGCCGTACGACGCGCTCGCGGAGAAGCACGAGGCGGCCCTCGCCCAGCACGCCGAGGAGCTGCGCGAGGCCGCCGAGCGCCGTGCGGAGGAACTCGCGGCCGAGCAGGAGCGGTACGCGGCGCTCGCCGAGCGCGAGAAGGACCGCTTCGAGGCGTTCGCCGAGCAGGAGCAGGAGCGCTACGACGCCCTCGAAGCCCGGCACCAGCAGCTCGTCGCCGTCCTCGACCGGTCCCTGCGCGGGCCGCTCGACGAGATGCGCCGCGAACTGGCCGCGCTGGCCGCCGACGACGCGGGCCAGCTCTGGCCCGAGGCCAACCAGGTGCTGCACCACCTGTCGGCCGGGTACGCGCGCATGACGACCCTCGTGGACAACGTCCTGGGCTTCCAGCGCCTGGAAGCGGGCGCCGAGGAACTGGTCCGTACGGTCGTGCCGCTGGACGCCGTCGTCGCGGCGGGCGTCGACGGGGCCGTCGAGCTGATCGGGCCCGGCCGCGCCCAGTTCGCCGTGCACGCGCCGCCGGTCGCGGTCCACGTGGACGCGCACCGGCTCGCGACGGCCCTCGCGCACCTGATCGCCGACGTGGCCGGAATCGACGCTACCGGCAACACGCGCGCGGGAGCCGTGGTTTCGGGCGGTCCCGAGGCCGCGGCCGGGTACGTCGACTCGACCGTCGTCGTCGCCGCGGCCCAGCGCGGCGAGGTCGTCCGCATCGAGGTGCGCGGGCCCTACACCGGCGGTGACCCCGTCCACGAGCCCGTCGTACAGGGCATCGTGCGGGCCCACGGCGGCGTGCTCCAGACGCATGAGGTGCCGGGCACGGGCGGCAGCGCGTACGTACTCGAAGTGCCGGTCGGGGACAGCGCCGCGGCCGCGGCCGCTCCGGGGGCGGCCGTCGAGGTGGCACCGCGACCGGCTCCGGCCGTCGCCGCAGGCCCCGCGCAGGGCAGCGACACGGCGGGCGCCGGTGCCCCGGTGCCCGAGCAGGCGGGCGCTCCCGCCGGTGGCGGCCGCAGGCGCGCGCGGCGCTCCTCGGTGGACTCCTTCCTGGACAGCGGCCTTCCCGGTGAGGCGGATTCCGGGGACACCGCGGGTGCGGGGGGCCCTGGGGGCGCCGACTCCGGTGCGGGTGCCGGTGCGGGTGTGCGTAAGAGTGCCGGCCCTGGTACTGGTCCTGGTGTCGCCGGGCCCGCCGCCGAGGCCGGTGCCGGTGGTACCGGACGGCGCAGGCGGCGTGCGGTGGCGCACGGACCGGCGGAAGCCGTCCCGGTCGCGCCCGGCGACACGGGCGCCGGTGCGCCTGGTGCGCCTGGTGCGTTCGGCATGTCCGGTGCGTCCGGTGCGTCCGGTGCGTCCGGTGCGTCCGGTGATACCTCCGGCGGTACGTCGGGAGGCACCGGTCGGCGCCGGGGACGGCCGAGCCCCGCCGAAGGGGCCGTGATGACGGCGGCCGAGCACGCCGCCGGTTCCGCGGCGCTCGGCGAAACCGTGCCCCCTCAGGGAGTGCCGTCCCAGGCAGTGCCGTCCCAGGCAGTGCCGCCGCAGGGAGTGCCGCCGCAGGGCGATGGCGGGCCCTCGGGGCGGCGTGCCCGGCGCGCGGGCGAGTCGCACGCGTTGGCCTTGCCGTCGGGGACCGGGGCCGCTCCGGAGACCGGGGACGGGCAGGGCGATGACCCCGACGCCCCGCGCCCCGGTGGCCGTCGCGCCCGGCGCGCGCTGGCGGCGGCCCGGGAGCGGGCCGCGGCGGAAGAGGCCTCCAACAGCCGGGTGTTCGCGCTGCCTCCGGCCGACGCGGACCGCGAGGAGGGCAGCGGAGCGCTGATCGGCGCCGAGCAGGTCACCGGGCAGGACGCCGGACCGGCCGCCGGGCAGGGCTCCGGACCGGCCGCCGGGCAGGGCTCCGGGCAAGCCTCTGGACAGCCGGTGCAGGGCGGTGCGCGGCAGCTCGCCGGTGCGCGCCCCGCCGGTGCCGGGCAGGACGCGCGCGGCGCGGTCGCCACGGAGGCGGGGCCCGCGCAGGTCGGCGCCTCGGTGAGCGTCCCGGCGGGCGTACAGGCCGGAATGCAGGCCGCCGCGCGCGGCGGAGTGCCCACGCAGGGCCGCGCGCCCGCTCCGGCCCGGGGCGCCGTGGCGCGGGGCGCCATGCCCGCTCCCGCGCCGGGAGGCCTCGCCGCGGGGCCGGGCGACACGAGGCAGGGCGACACGCGGCAGGACGACACGGGGCAGCACGCCGTGGCGCCGCAGGACCCCACCGACGACCACACCCCGCCGCAGCCGCACCCGACGCAGTCCCCGGCGCTGCCCGCCCAGGCGCAGCCGCAGGCACCGACCGGGCGCAGGCGCGCGCGGCAGGCCCCGCCGACGGCCGGCCCCGCGGGCGGTGCGACTCCGCCCCAGGGCATGCCCGGCGCGGGCACCCCGGTGGCAGGCACCCCGGCGGCAGGCGTCCCGGTCGGCGCCATGCCCGCCGAGGGCACCCCCGCGGGCGGCACGCCGTCGACCGTCCTGCCGCCGCAGGCCACCCCGCAGGCCGCGCAGGCCACCCCGCAGGCCCCGCACTCCGTCCCGCACGCCGGAGCGACGCCCGCCCAGGGCGCCGCCCTGCCGCCGGAACGTGACCCACGCGCGCGTGCCGCGCAGCCGCTGCCCGCCGAGGCCGCGCCCATCGACCCGAACTCGACGCAGGGGCGCGCGATCAGCGTGCGCACGCTGGGCCAGGGCGTGCCCTTCGGCCGCCAGCCGCAGCCGCCCGTACAGCCGCAGGCCCAGCCGCCGCACGGCCCCGCGCAGCCCGCGCAGCCCGCGCAGGGAGGTTCGGGGCGCCGCCGCAAGCTGGCGACGCCGCCCGAGCCCGGCGCCGACGAGCGCCCGGAGAGCGCGGCCCGCCCGCACCCGCAGGCGCCGCCGCAGCCCAAGCAGCAGCCGCAGCCCCGGCTCTCGCCGGGCACCGAGGGCACCGGACGCTCGTACGCGATCGGCGCGCCGGACGAGAACGCCGCCGAGGGCCCCGAGCCGCTGGACGGCCCCGGTGGCGCCGTCGAGGTGACGAACCGCCCCCAGCCGCGGCCCATGGACGACGAGTTGCCGCCCGAGCCGCTGGACAACCCGCGCCGGCTGCTCGTCTGGCCCGCGCCCGACGTCACCACGCAGCAGGCGCTGAGCGACCGCGGCTACCGGCCCGTCATCGTGCACTCGCGCGAGGAGGTCGACGCGCAGATCGCCGCGTTCCCCGCGGCCCTCTTCGTGGACCCGCTGACCGGCCCGATCACGCGCACCGCGCTGCAGTCGCTGCGCCAGGCCGCCGTCGCCGCCGAGGTGCCCGTGCTCGTCACGGCCGGGCTCGGCCAGGCCTCCCGCGAGGCGGCGTACGGCGCCGACCCCGCCGTGCTCCTGAAGGCCCTCGCGCCGCGCGACAGCGAGCAGCACCCCCCGCGGGTCCTGCTCATCGAGGAGCACGAGGAGATCGCCCTCGCCCTGACCGCGACCCTGGAGCGGCGCGGCATGCAGGTCGCCCGGGCCGAGAGCGACGCCGACGCGGTGACGCTCGCCGCCCAGACCCGGCCGAACCTGGTGGTCATGGACCTCCACCAGGTACGCCGCCGACGCGCCGGAATCATCGACTGGCTGCGCGCCAACGGCCAGCTGAACCGCACGCCGCTGGTCGTCTACACGGCCGCCGTCGACGAGACCGACCTGCCGAAGCTCGCGGCGGGCGAGACCGTCCTGTTCCTCGCCGAACGTTCCACGAGCAGCGAGGTGCAGACCCGGATCGTCGACCTGCTGGCGAAGATCGGCACGAACTGA
- a CDS encoding long-chain fatty acid--CoA ligase: MQSTMQDVPLLISRILEHGRTVHSSSKVITWTGEAEPQRRTFAEIGDRAAQLAHALRDDLGVTEGSVLGTFMWNNAEHVEAYFAVPCMGAVLHTLNLRLPAEQLTWIVGHAADRVIIVNGSLLGLIAPLLDRMPTVEHLVVSGPGDRALLDGVRAQVHEYEELIADRPTGYDWPELDERRAAAMCYTSGTTGDPKGVVYSHRSIYLHSMQVNMAQSMGLTDADTSLVVVPQFHVNAWGLPHATFMTGVGMLMPDRFLQPAPLAEMIESERPSHAAAVPTIWQGLLAELTAKPRDVSCLHQVTIGGAACPTSLMEAFDRLGVRVCHAWGMTETSPLGTVARPPAHAVGTDQELAYRLTQGRFPAGVEGRLVGPDGSHLPWDGESAGELEVRGPWIAGSYYGGAGGDVVRPEDKFSADGWLKTGDVGVISADGFLTLTDRAKDVIKSGGEWISSVALENALMSHPEVAEAAVVAVPDEKWGERPLAAVVLKEEATADYAALRDFLATRVAKWQLPERWALVAAVPKTSVGKFDKKVLRRQYAAGELDVTRV; this comes from the coding sequence GTGCAGAGCACAATGCAAGACGTTCCCCTCTTGATCAGCCGGATTCTGGAACACGGCCGTACGGTTCACAGCAGCTCGAAGGTAATCACGTGGACCGGTGAGGCGGAGCCCCAGCGCCGTACATTCGCCGAGATCGGCGACCGAGCCGCACAGCTCGCCCACGCGCTACGCGACGACCTCGGGGTAACCGAGGGAAGTGTTTTGGGCACGTTCATGTGGAACAACGCGGAGCACGTCGAGGCCTACTTCGCCGTGCCGTGCATGGGTGCCGTCCTGCACACGCTCAATCTGCGGCTGCCCGCCGAGCAGCTCACCTGGATCGTCGGCCATGCGGCGGACCGCGTCATCATCGTCAACGGCTCCCTGCTCGGCCTGATCGCGCCGCTGCTCGACCGGATGCCGACCGTCGAGCACCTCGTCGTCTCCGGCCCCGGCGACCGCGCCCTCCTCGACGGCGTGCGGGCCCAGGTCCACGAGTACGAGGAGCTGATCGCGGACAGGCCGACCGGCTACGACTGGCCCGAGCTCGACGAACGCCGGGCCGCCGCCATGTGCTACACCTCCGGCACCACCGGCGACCCCAAGGGCGTCGTCTACTCCCACCGCTCCATCTATCTGCACTCCATGCAGGTCAACATGGCCCAGTCCATGGGCCTCACGGACGCCGACACCAGCCTCGTCGTCGTACCGCAGTTCCACGTCAACGCCTGGGGGCTGCCGCACGCGACGTTCATGACGGGCGTCGGCATGCTGATGCCGGACCGCTTCCTCCAGCCCGCGCCGCTCGCCGAGATGATCGAGAGCGAGCGCCCCTCGCACGCCGCGGCCGTGCCCACCATCTGGCAGGGGCTGCTCGCCGAACTCACCGCGAAGCCGCGCGACGTGAGCTGTCTGCACCAGGTCACCATCGGCGGCGCGGCGTGTCCGACGTCCCTGATGGAGGCCTTCGACCGGCTCGGGGTCCGCGTCTGCCACGCCTGGGGCATGACGGAGACCTCCCCGCTCGGCACGGTCGCGCGGCCGCCCGCGCACGCCGTGGGCACCGACCAGGAGTTGGCCTACCGCCTCACCCAAGGCCGCTTCCCGGCCGGGGTCGAGGGCCGTCTCGTCGGCCCCGACGGCAGCCACCTCCCCTGGGACGGCGAGTCCGCGGGCGAACTGGAGGTCCGCGGCCCCTGGATCGCGGGCTCCTACTACGGCGGCGCGGGCGGCGACGTCGTCCGGCCCGAGGACAAGTTCAGCGCCGACGGCTGGCTCAAGACCGGGGACGTCGGCGTCATCTCCGCCGACGGCTTCCTGACCCTCACCGACCGGGCGAAGGACGTCATCAAGTCCGGCGGGGAGTGGATCTCCTCCGTCGCGCTGGAGAACGCCCTGATGTCCCACCCTGAAGTCGCCGAGGCGGCCGTCGTCGCCGTCCCCGACGAGAAGTGGGGCGAGCGCCCCCTGGCCGCCGTCGTCCTCAAGGAGGAGGCGACCGCCGACTACGCCGCCCTGCGCGACTTCCTCGCCACCCGCGTCGCCAAGTGGCAGCTCCCCGAGCGCTGGGCGCTCGTGGCCGCCGTCCCCAAGACGAGCGTCGGCAAGTTCGACAAGAAGGTGCTGCGCAGGCAGTACGCGGCCGGAGAGCTGGACGTGACACGGGTCTGA
- a CDS encoding recombinase family protein produces the protein MTQPDIPATFHGSPPDEDGEPWIAYIRVSTWKEEKISPELQREAISQWARRTGRRIIAWVEDLDVSGRHFKRKITKCIERSEAGEARGVAVWRYSRFGRDRTGNQYWLARLEKAGGDLESATEPVDATTAVGRFQRGMILEFGAYESDRAGEQWRETHEHRKYKLGLPAQGRRRFGYIWHRRRVPDATEPEGFRLQKEWYEVDLAVGPTVADLYRAYVDGAGFSVLCGALNRAGHCTTQGRPWQTETLARFMDSGFAAGLLRVHNPECRCRKADGHCRNRVYIQGAHEELIDFDLWQSYQQRRKEVAATAPRSREGIYELTGLVKCAGCRLGTSLNTARREEGNVPGFSYRCSLRAKSGATACPGILIQRLDVEKEVFEWLKTKAADGIDAAPPTETEPPKHDSTAEQANNITARARAQAEVDKQRQALARLRADRAANPEDFGPGEYEEAADLIRKERATAQALLDSIPEAEPIRDRKEFVPLIVGTVAEWKTLATRERNMMLRKLIRRVAITRNGPGTENHKVEIHPLWEPDPWPTPQRGARNQATER, from the coding sequence GTGACCCAACCCGACATACCCGCCACCTTCCACGGCTCGCCGCCCGATGAAGACGGCGAGCCGTGGATCGCCTACATCCGCGTCAGTACGTGGAAAGAAGAGAAGATCTCGCCCGAGCTTCAACGCGAAGCGATCTCCCAATGGGCACGCCGAACAGGCCGCCGCATCATCGCGTGGGTCGAAGACCTCGACGTGAGCGGCCGCCACTTCAAACGCAAGATCACCAAGTGCATTGAGCGCAGCGAAGCCGGGGAAGCCCGCGGCGTAGCTGTGTGGCGCTACTCCCGCTTCGGCCGCGACCGCACCGGCAATCAGTACTGGCTAGCACGTCTCGAAAAGGCAGGCGGAGACCTCGAATCCGCGACCGAACCAGTCGACGCCACCACAGCAGTAGGCCGCTTCCAACGCGGAATGATCCTCGAATTCGGCGCCTACGAGTCCGACCGCGCGGGCGAGCAGTGGCGCGAGACCCACGAGCACCGCAAGTACAAGCTGGGCTTGCCCGCACAGGGACGCCGTCGCTTCGGCTACATATGGCACCGACGCCGCGTCCCCGACGCCACCGAGCCCGAAGGGTTCCGCCTGCAAAAGGAGTGGTACGAGGTCGACCTCGCCGTAGGCCCGACCGTCGCAGACCTGTACCGCGCCTACGTCGATGGAGCAGGGTTCAGCGTCCTGTGCGGCGCCTTGAACCGCGCCGGACACTGCACTACGCAGGGGCGTCCCTGGCAGACCGAAACCCTGGCCCGATTCATGGACAGCGGTTTCGCCGCTGGCCTACTGCGAGTCCACAACCCCGAGTGCCGATGCCGCAAGGCAGACGGGCACTGCCGAAACCGCGTCTACATCCAAGGCGCACACGAGGAGTTGATCGACTTCGACCTCTGGCAGAGCTACCAGCAGCGCAGGAAGGAAGTCGCAGCGACCGCGCCACGGTCCCGCGAAGGCATCTACGAACTGACCGGCCTGGTCAAGTGCGCCGGATGCCGCCTCGGCACCAGCCTCAACACCGCCCGCCGCGAAGAGGGCAACGTGCCAGGGTTCAGCTACCGGTGCAGCTTGCGAGCCAAGTCGGGCGCCACAGCATGCCCCGGAATCCTCATCCAACGACTCGACGTCGAGAAGGAGGTGTTCGAGTGGTTGAAGACCAAGGCCGCAGACGGCATTGACGCAGCTCCACCGACCGAGACGGAGCCGCCCAAGCACGACAGCACCGCAGAACAGGCCAACAACATCACAGCACGCGCCCGCGCACAGGCCGAGGTCGACAAGCAGCGCCAGGCGCTCGCCCGACTCCGTGCCGACCGCGCCGCCAACCCGGAGGACTTCGGGCCAGGAGAGTACGAAGAGGCCGCCGACCTGATCCGTAAGGAGCGGGCCACGGCACAGGCACTACTCGACAGCATCCCGGAAGCCGAGCCGATACGGGACCGGAAGGAATTCGTACCGCTGATAGTCGGCACGGTCGCGGAGTGGAAGACCCTCGCCACGCGTGAACGCAACATGATGCTTCGGAAGCTGATCCGGAGAGTGGCGATCACCAGGAACGGCCCCGGCACTGAGAACCACAAGGTGGAGATCCACCCTCTGTGGGAGCCGGACCCGTGGCCGACGCCGCAACGAGGGGCGAGGAATCAAGCTACCGAGAGGTAG
- a CDS encoding helix-turn-helix domain-containing protein produces MERTNQSGNDRATPDEFAAWLREQLERNGYDLRPRGGGQTKFAKESGIAAASVSRTMRGQGIPETRVLEAIADTLHVPLAEVLVAAGILSRDVLHAIRHQTPRTDPLTPEAAAEELGITDPQKIELFVSMTETLRKQRAENGEGHIAEN; encoded by the coding sequence ATGGAACGAACGAACCAATCAGGGAACGACAGGGCCACGCCCGACGAGTTCGCCGCGTGGTTGCGAGAGCAGCTAGAACGCAACGGCTACGACCTCCGACCTAGGGGCGGCGGACAGACCAAGTTCGCCAAAGAGTCAGGCATCGCCGCTGCATCCGTCAGCCGCACAATGCGCGGCCAAGGAATCCCCGAGACGCGAGTCCTCGAAGCCATCGCCGACACCCTCCACGTGCCTCTGGCCGAGGTACTGGTCGCCGCTGGCATCCTCAGCCGCGACGTACTGCACGCCATCCGGCACCAGACCCCGCGAACCGACCCCCTGACCCCCGAAGCGGCAGCCGAAGAGCTGGGCATCACGGACCCCCAGAAGATCGAACTTTTCGTCTCCATGACAGAAACCCTGCGCAAGCAGCGAGCCGAGAACGGCGAGGGACACATCGCCGAGAACTAA
- a CDS encoding recombinase RecT has translation MTVTTLPTAHAPTAVAPARGGALSLSHMSPYEAWQFCESLANTPLLPDAYRKQPASVLWAMEYGRALGLDVVTTITTIHVIKGKPCQSADLMLGRTRSAGHRVRITSERTRCEVRIMRHDDPDDETVIEWVLDDAVTAGLCTLVDGRPRARDQKGQPQPWEKFPRAMLRARAIAEAVRIACPEVLHGAIYTPEELGAVVDQEGNPVVVERADAPPVQEGVTVVQSTPNGPPPRDFLAEAAATADAEQLAAILADAEANGAPTEYMTCLAEIRDAHAAESVGPVRALHTAAKERGAHPDHLARLAAIGATKPGAKQPDTGDEKHTARDEQGTPAGPAPHSVSDAVAAEAAIPGSVVTAEQAAAEAENALRLAASRAQLTDLDAAFERAHGLPIEQAPAATLDAFRVLIENGAAR, from the coding sequence GTGACCGTGACCACCCTGCCCACCGCCCACGCGCCGACCGCCGTCGCCCCGGCCCGCGGGGGTGCCCTGTCCCTCTCCCACATGAGCCCGTACGAGGCGTGGCAGTTCTGCGAGTCCCTTGCCAACACCCCTCTCTTGCCGGACGCCTACCGCAAGCAGCCCGCGAGCGTGTTGTGGGCGATGGAGTACGGGCGCGCGCTCGGCCTCGACGTCGTCACCACGATCACGACCATTCACGTGATCAAGGGCAAGCCGTGCCAGTCCGCCGACCTCATGCTCGGCCGTACCCGGTCCGCCGGGCACCGCGTGCGCATCACGTCCGAGCGCACCCGGTGCGAGGTGCGCATCATGCGGCACGACGACCCCGACGACGAGACCGTCATCGAGTGGGTACTCGACGACGCCGTTACGGCGGGTCTGTGCACGCTGGTCGACGGCCGCCCGCGCGCCCGCGACCAGAAGGGACAGCCGCAGCCGTGGGAGAAGTTCCCGCGCGCCATGCTGCGGGCCCGTGCCATCGCCGAGGCCGTGCGCATCGCGTGCCCCGAAGTGCTGCACGGCGCGATCTACACGCCCGAGGAACTCGGCGCCGTCGTCGACCAGGAAGGTAACCCGGTCGTCGTCGAGCGGGCCGACGCTCCGCCCGTGCAAGAGGGCGTGACCGTTGTCCAGTCGACGCCGAACGGCCCGCCGCCGCGCGACTTTCTCGCCGAGGCCGCCGCCACCGCCGACGCCGAGCAGCTCGCCGCGATCCTCGCCGACGCCGAAGCCAACGGCGCTCCCACGGAATACATGACGTGCCTCGCCGAGATCCGCGACGCACACGCCGCCGAGTCGGTCGGCCCGGTGCGTGCTCTGCACACCGCGGCCAAGGAGCGAGGAGCGCACCCCGACCACCTCGCCCGCCTCGCCGCCATCGGCGCCACCAAGCCGGGCGCCAAACAGCCGGACACCGGGGACGAGAAGCACACGGCGCGCGACGAGCAGGGCACCCCGGCCGGACCCGCTCCGCACTCGGTGTCCGACGCCGTCGCCGCCGAGGCCGCCATACCCGGCAGCGTGGTCACCGCGGAGCAGGCCGCCGCCGAGGCCGAGAACGCGCTCCGCCTCGCCGCGAGCCGCGCCCAACTCACCGACCTCGACGCCGCGTTCGAGCGCGCGCACGGCCTGCCGATCGAGCAGGCCCCGGCCGCCACCCTCGACGCGTTCCGCGTCCTGATCGAGAACGGGGCCGCCCGGTGA
- a CDS encoding mucin-2, with protein MTWFKVDDTAHAHPKLLKAGNAALGLWVRAGAYAAQHLTEGVIPGVVAQLYGTAPQARKLVASGLWHPADHDCTRCKQPASGDYVMHDFLIYNPSRARVEDDRAAAAERQKRAREKAAEQRNQERNPLDSSANRPRTIDVPWAENREPSANQIEFPDDIAGQGVPSQRDAVDPSRSPRPDPTRPAVPPTEVQQASYGYGSTPAVPPNCRPLRDALTAAGIVVEWSLAEAEWFRLEAVVQRTAVPALVDHAREQWRRARSRPRSVRYFLPGWTALPPVPTGAPTSPGADVIPLDAARPGRVQRAADLFRTAAHDDPQESAQ; from the coding sequence GTGACTTGGTTCAAAGTCGACGACACCGCCCACGCGCACCCGAAGTTGCTCAAGGCCGGTAATGCCGCCCTCGGCCTGTGGGTTCGCGCGGGCGCCTACGCCGCCCAGCACCTCACCGAGGGCGTGATTCCGGGTGTCGTCGCCCAGTTGTACGGCACCGCCCCTCAGGCCCGGAAGCTGGTTGCGTCCGGTCTGTGGCACCCGGCGGACCACGACTGCACCCGGTGCAAGCAGCCCGCTTCGGGCGACTACGTGATGCACGACTTCCTGATCTACAACCCGAGCCGTGCGCGCGTCGAGGACGACCGCGCCGCCGCCGCCGAGCGCCAGAAACGAGCCCGCGAGAAGGCCGCCGAGCAGCGGAACCAGGAGCGTAATCCGCTCGATTCATCGGCGAATCGTCCGCGAACCATCGACGTTCCGTGGGCCGAAAATCGTGAACCGTCCGCGAATCAGATCGAGTTCCCCGACGACATCGCAGGTCAGGGCGTCCCGTCACAGCGTGACGCCGTCGACCCGTCACGGTCCCCCCGACCCGACCCGACCCGTCCCGCTGTACCTCCTACGGAGGTACAGCAAGCTAGCTACGGCTACGGCTCGACCCCCGCCGTCCCGCCGAACTGTCGGCCGTTGCGTGACGCGCTCACCGCCGCCGGGATCGTCGTCGAGTGGTCCCTCGCCGAGGCCGAATGGTTCCGCCTCGAAGCGGTCGTGCAGCGCACCGCCGTGCCCGCCCTGGTCGACCACGCCCGCGAGCAGTGGCGCCGCGCCCGCTCCCGCCCGCGCTCCGTCCGCTACTTCCTGCCCGGATGGACCGCGCTCCCGCCCGTTCCGACCGGAGCCCCGACCTCGCCCGGCGCCGACGTGATCCCGCTCGACGCCGCCCGCCCCGGCCGCGTGCAGCGCGCCGCCGACCTGTTCCGTACCGCCGCGCACGACGACCCACAGGAGTCGGCCCAGTGA